A stretch of Ranitomeya variabilis isolate aRanVar5 chromosome 3, aRanVar5.hap1, whole genome shotgun sequence DNA encodes these proteins:
- the LOC143817419 gene encoding uncharacterized protein LOC143817419 yields the protein MSSRELRQLIMDNIAWMNRPENRNQSPVIGRLRSSQTRGGRIEDDRDYLPSPERRRRVRDPSRRSVREETRHRSRSPHRPLPDRPISPEPLPPTTRPDNLRPAEALPPTTLPDNLRPAEALPPTTRPDNLRPAEALPPTTLPDNLRPAEALPPTTLPDNLRPAEALPPTTLPDRHSSADASLPSSSNNRSGGNEAATTSGADPQPNFIPPSVGTDAENQAGLDSDEDTTPPQAAPLRRRGRRRGMTRIRQIERLPTRSATGQEEIPSCAICLGDYEVGEQLIVLPCRHLFHQSCITPWLRQNRYCPYCRQNCFQQNRQRRA from the exons ATGAGTTCTCGGGAATTGAGGCAGCTGATCATGGACAACATTGCATGGATGAACCGGCCAGAAAACCGAA ATCAGAGCCCTGTGATCGGAAGACTCAGGTCGTCTCAGACAAGAGGAGGAAGGATTGAAGATGACAGAGATTATTTACCTTCTCCAGAGAGAAGAAGAAGAGTTAGAGACCCATCTAGGCGCTCAGTACGAGAGGAGACCAGACACAGGAGCCGTTCGCCACATAGGCCGCTACCTGACCGTCCCATCTCTCCTGagcctttaccaccgaccacgcgccctgacaatctcaggcctgcggaagctttaccaccgaccacgctccctgacaatctcaggcctgcggaagctttaccaccgaccacgcgccctgacaatctcaggcctgcggaggCTTTACCACCAaccacgctccctgacaatctcaggcctgcggaagctttaccaccgaccacgctccctgacaatctcaggcctgcagaggctttaccaccgaccacgctccctgaccGTCACAGTTCTGCTGATGCGTCACTACCGAGCAGCAGCAATAACAGGAGTGGTGGAAATGAAGCGGCAACCACCTCCGGGGCCGATCCTCAGCCAAATTTTATTCCACCATCCGTCGGCACAGATGCTGAGAATCAGGCCGGATTAGATTCAGATGAGGATACAACACCACCGCAGGCTGCACCCCTGCGGAGGAGAGGACGGCGGAGAGGAATGACAAGGATACGGCAAATAGAACGCCTTCCTACCAGGAGCGCCACAGGCCAGGAGGAGATTCCTTCTTGTGCCATATGCCTAGGTGATTATGAAGTAGGTGAGCAGCTTATTGTGCTGCCCTGCCGACATCTTTTTCATCAGAGCTGCATTACACCATGGCTCCGCCAAAACCGCTACTGTCCTTACTGccgccaaaactgtttccaacagaaCAGACAGAGAAGAGCATAA